In Entomomonas moraniae, one DNA window encodes the following:
- the queA gene encoding tRNA preQ1(34) S-adenosylmethionine ribosyltransferase-isomerase QueA — MQVADFNFDLPDHLIARYPLAKRTASRLLVLDGKTGALEHKHFSDLIDYVRAGDLMVFNNTKVIAARLFGQKETGGKVEVLVERIVDTYKVLAHVRASKAPKEGNVIIFDEQVTATMLMRHDTLFELSFNLPVLDVLNKIGHVPLPPYIDRSDELEDKQRYQTVYAKSEGAVAAPTAGLHFDETLLAMLKDKGIDTAFVTLHVGAGTFQPVRVSTIEEHHMHKEWLEVSPAAVEAVKACKKRGGRVIAVGTTSVRSLETAALTGEIKPFTGDTEIFLYPGKSFHVVDALVTNFHLPESTLLMLVSAFAGYNHAMNAYKVAVAEQYRFFSYGDAMFITRNPLA; from the coding sequence ATGCAAGTTGCTGACTTTAATTTTGACTTACCCGATCATTTAATTGCACGTTATCCACTAGCGAAACGGACGGCGAGCCGTTTATTGGTGCTTGATGGAAAAACAGGGGCGCTTGAGCATAAACATTTTTCAGACCTGATCGACTATGTGAGAGCAGGTGATTTAATGGTGTTTAATAATACAAAAGTGATTGCTGCGCGGTTATTTGGACAAAAAGAAACGGGTGGTAAAGTAGAAGTATTAGTTGAAAGAATAGTAGATACTTATAAAGTACTTGCTCATGTGCGAGCTAGTAAAGCGCCTAAAGAAGGTAATGTCATTATTTTTGATGAGCAAGTAACAGCAACTATGCTGATGAGGCATGATACGTTATTTGAGTTATCTTTTAATTTACCTGTGCTTGATGTTCTAAACAAAATAGGGCATGTTCCTTTGCCTCCTTATATTGATCGTAGTGACGAGCTAGAAGATAAACAGCGATATCAAACGGTTTATGCTAAAAGTGAGGGGGCAGTAGCAGCACCTACGGCTGGTTTGCACTTTGATGAAACACTATTGGCTATGCTTAAAGATAAAGGCATAGACACTGCATTTGTAACGCTCCATGTAGGCGCAGGAACGTTCCAGCCTGTTCGCGTTTCAACTATCGAAGAGCATCATATGCATAAAGAGTGGCTTGAAGTTTCACCTGCCGCCGTTGAAGCAGTGAAAGCTTGTAAGAAGCGTGGTGGAAGAGTGATTGCAGTAGGTACAACCAGTGTTCGTTCATTAGAAACGGCAGCATTAACGGGTGAGATAAAGCCTTTTACAGGAGATACAGAAATTTTTCTTTATCCTGGGAAGTCTTTTCATGTTGTGGATGCGTTAGTAACTAATTTTCATCTACCAGAATCCACCTTATTAATGTTAGTTTCTGCTTTTGCTGGTTATAACCATGCAATGAATGCTTATAAAGTGGCTGTTGCTGAGCAGTATCGTTTTTTTAGTTATGGAGATGCGATGTTTATTACGCGTAACCCATTGGCATGA
- a CDS encoding alpha/beta hydrolase has protein sequence MENKCYDINLAYKMNMMFLGMYDVLVWAKSKKWIKRLSQIVTIIALTLLAIRVYDSQKGEPLELWHTVHLNELASKQIENANWDDYLLAEQALFDELKQKVTDQLTKDKRQLLNRYAINSPTNPDNFKTNWNRSFILKPDHKPLGAVVLLHGLTDSPYSLRHIALYYQKKGFVVVAIRMPAHGTTPSALVSVKWEDWLAATYLAVRTASSYIEKEQPLHIVGYSNGSALALMYTLDSIDNSALAKPDQVILISPMIGVTSFARFAGLAGLPAIFPPFAKAAWVNIIPEYNPFKYNSFPINGARQSYELTVALQKKVVSLEKQKLTKLPSILTFLSVVDSTVNTRSAIEFYNLLPSHHHELVVFDVNRNVKLGPLLKDKAYYAIEDLLPKLPRNYETIVVTNRSPDSKEAVAYITKAQQIKATEEALNTAYPSDLYSLSHIALPFPVTDSLYGEKPMLLNEFGISIGALAIRGEREVLVTSLDNLLRASYNPFYSFLIQQIDQRVEATLNKKIQ, from the coding sequence ATGGAAAATAAATGCTATGATATTAATCTTGCTTATAAAATGAATATGATGTTTCTAGGGATGTATGACGTGCTAGTATGGGCTAAGTCAAAAAAGTGGATAAAGCGGTTATCGCAGATTGTTACCATTATTGCGTTAACATTACTTGCTATTAGGGTTTATGACAGTCAAAAAGGTGAACCTCTAGAGTTATGGCATACGGTTCATCTTAATGAGTTAGCATCGAAACAAATCGAGAACGCTAATTGGGATGACTACTTATTAGCCGAGCAAGCGCTATTTGATGAGTTAAAGCAAAAGGTAACAGACCAATTAACAAAAGATAAGCGACAACTCTTAAATCGTTACGCTATTAACAGTCCGACCAATCCTGATAATTTTAAGACCAATTGGAATCGCTCTTTTATATTAAAACCTGATCATAAACCGTTGGGAGCAGTTGTTTTACTTCATGGTTTAACTGATTCCCCCTATAGTTTAAGACATATTGCATTATATTATCAGAAAAAAGGTTTTGTGGTCGTTGCTATTCGTATGCCTGCCCATGGTACAACCCCCTCTGCATTAGTTTCGGTAAAATGGGAGGATTGGCTTGCAGCAACGTATTTGGCGGTGAGAACAGCATCAAGCTATATAGAAAAAGAACAGCCATTACATATTGTGGGCTATTCTAATGGTAGTGCTTTAGCTTTGATGTATACACTAGATTCTATAGATAATTCGGCTTTAGCTAAACCTGATCAGGTCATTTTAATCTCTCCTATGATTGGGGTCACAAGTTTTGCCCGCTTTGCAGGATTAGCAGGTTTGCCAGCTATTTTTCCTCCTTTTGCAAAAGCCGCATGGGTTAATATCATTCCTGAATATAATCCGTTTAAATATAACTCTTTTCCTATTAATGGTGCCCGTCAATCTTATGAATTAACAGTCGCTTTGCAAAAAAAAGTCGTCTCACTAGAGAAACAGAAGCTAACAAAGCTACCCTCCATTCTCACTTTTTTATCAGTTGTTGATAGTACGGTTAATACTCGTTCGGCCATTGAATTTTATAATCTTCTTCCTAGTCATCATCATGAGCTTGTGGTATTTGATGTGAATCGTAATGTTAAACTTGGGCCATTATTGAAAGATAAAGCGTATTACGCGATTGAGGATTTGCTTCCGAAATTACCTAGAAATTATGAAACCATTGTTGTAACAAATCGTTCCCCTGATAGCAAAGAGGCCGTAGCTTATATAACGAAAGCACAGCAAATAAAAGCAACTGAAGAGGCTTTAAACACGGCTTATCCATCAGATCTTTATTCATTATCTCATATTGCTTTACCCTTTCCTGTGACTGACTCTTTGTATGGAGAAAAACCAATGCTGTTAAATGAGTTTGGTATCAGCATAGGGGCATTAGCGATTCGTGGAGAAAGGGAGGTGCTAGTAACTTCTTTAGATAATTTGTTAAGGGCGTCATATAATCCCTTTTATTCATTTCTAATTCAGCAAATAGACCAAAGAGTAGAGGCTACATTAAATAAAAAAATACAATAA
- a CDS encoding MFS transporter, whose amino-acid sequence MSKPSPLTRNDVKTLALASLGAMLEIYDFVIFIFLLNELGQLFFPSDIPNWIVRLQSIGIFAAGFLVRPISGIIIGHFSDKQGRKKMFIFTILLMALPTLGISLLPTYQAIGIAAPLLLLTMRIMQGIAIGGEIPSSWVFVAEHSAKQRHGLSLGLLTCGISGGSLLGALVLLCLKSSLDQQQILAYGWRIPFMIGGCLGLITFYLRQHLAETPVFQEILSKRQLAKEWPLKTVLKNYLPATALCGVMTWSTASVVIIIILLLPAQLQQLNLSSTLIFKANALATLMMVFGNISFGWLNDRLNLRSTYLFSWGGVIVAGYYFFSQLSPAISNAQLIINYMFIGYFAGVTVTMPILGITLFPSTIRVSGISFAYNLTFAITSLITPVIITLWGHYNNMASAYYLIIASVASIATGLIAYRVKGSALYE is encoded by the coding sequence ATGTCAAAACCATCACCACTTACTAGAAATGATGTTAAAACCCTCGCGTTAGCTAGCCTTGGTGCTATGTTAGAGATTTATGACTTTGTTATTTTTATATTCTTACTCAATGAGTTAGGGCAGTTATTCTTTCCCTCAGACATACCAAATTGGATTGTTCGACTGCAAAGTATAGGTATTTTTGCAGCAGGTTTTTTAGTACGCCCTATTAGTGGAATTATTATTGGTCATTTTAGTGATAAACAAGGCCGTAAAAAAATGTTTATCTTTACTATCTTACTAATGGCACTCCCTACACTAGGCATCAGCTTATTACCAACCTATCAAGCAATCGGCATTGCAGCACCATTATTATTACTTACAATGCGTATTATGCAAGGTATCGCCATAGGAGGGGAAATACCTAGTAGCTGGGTATTTGTTGCGGAGCACAGTGCAAAACAACGCCATGGCTTAAGTTTGGGATTATTAACTTGTGGTATCTCGGGTGGTTCATTATTAGGGGCTTTGGTATTGCTTTGCCTAAAATCAAGTTTAGATCAACAGCAAATTCTAGCTTATGGTTGGCGAATTCCATTTATGATAGGTGGTTGTCTAGGGTTAATCACTTTTTATTTACGCCAACATCTTGCAGAAACACCTGTATTCCAAGAAATTTTATCTAAACGCCAATTAGCTAAAGAGTGGCCATTAAAAACTGTCTTAAAAAACTATCTTCCTGCCACAGCACTTTGTGGTGTAATGACATGGAGCACAGCATCAGTTGTTATTATTATTATCTTATTACTTCCTGCGCAGCTTCAGCAGTTAAACCTATCAAGTACTCTTATATTTAAAGCCAATGCGCTCGCCACACTAATGATGGTATTTGGAAATATTTCGTTTGGTTGGCTGAATGATCGCCTCAACCTACGTAGCACTTATCTTTTTAGCTGGGGCGGTGTAATTGTTGCAGGCTACTACTTCTTTAGTCAACTTAGCCCAGCGATTAGTAATGCGCAATTAATAATAAACTATATGTTTATTGGCTATTTTGCTGGGGTGACTGTAACGATGCCTATCTTAGGTATTACACTCTTTCCATCAACAATAAGAGTCAGTGGTATATCCTTTGCCTATAACCTGACTTTTGCAATAACTAGCTTGATTACGCCTGTTATTATCACTCTATGGGGCCACTATAACAATATGGCATCTGCTTATTATTTAATTATTGCATCCGTCGCATCAATTGCTACAGGTTTAATTGCTTATAGGGTAAAAGGATCAGCTTTATATGAATGA
- a CDS encoding toxin-antitoxin system YwqK family antitoxin, giving the protein MNKLLVTVSISYFIIGFSSAQESLNSTTLADIQINSLRAETNCNIAEFSEATLPLDEKNTATEKNNSPSQSTILARDKDFYRVSKGPKGMFFIVQDFYASGEKRTEPFLVSDIEKAKQDNFDLLSYDQMAINGLLITWFNNGQVERKGVFDQGKRKGLWVTWYDNGQKRSSGHYKNGLKEGTWTVWYQSGNRMQKGYFQADRREGVWIYWYDINGKKKEAGRYNDDYRVERWNYWNDKGSLVKSEIKETDAEGNATL; this is encoded by the coding sequence ATGAATAAATTATTAGTCACTGTTTCTATCTCTTATTTTATTATTGGCTTTTCATCAGCACAAGAATCACTTAATAGTACAACATTAGCTGATATTCAAATTAATAGTCTACGTGCTGAAACAAATTGTAATATAGCTGAGTTCTCTGAAGCAACACTACCTTTGGATGAGAAAAATACTGCTACTGAAAAAAATAACAGCCCTTCACAATCCACCATTTTAGCAAGAGATAAAGATTTTTACCGTGTTAGTAAAGGTCCAAAGGGAATGTTCTTTATTGTGCAAGATTTTTATGCTTCTGGTGAAAAAAGAACAGAACCTTTTTTAGTCTCTGATATAGAAAAAGCTAAACAAGATAATTTTGATCTACTCAGCTATGATCAAATGGCTATTAACGGCTTGTTAATTACTTGGTTTAATAATGGACAAGTTGAGAGAAAAGGGGTTTTTGATCAAGGCAAACGTAAAGGGTTATGGGTTACGTGGTACGATAATGGTCAAAAGAGATCCTCAGGTCACTATAAAAATGGTCTAAAAGAAGGAACATGGACTGTTTGGTATCAATCAGGCAATAGAATGCAAAAGGGTTATTTCCAAGCAGATAGAAGGGAAGGCGTGTGGATCTATTGGTATGATATTAATGGGAAAAAGAAAGAAGCTGGGCGTTATAATGACGATTATCGAGTCGAGCGTTGGAATTATTGGAATGATAAAGGTTCTTTAGTGAAAAGTGAAATTAAAGAAACGGATGCAGAGGGCAACGCAACCTTATAA
- a CDS encoding OmpA family protein gives MIKLNFTKYAIISTVSFLLVACSNSEQKPKEIVQVKRGNVTYTSIGLNTILVKQAVAESNFEVVERGDSIVVIMPVKGSFNPKRPDVLMPVTLTPLTKIAKLVKQDTSKVMIIVGHTDATGTALANNTLSAQRAKSVGSVFSVAGLPRSRMYATGVGSNQPISSAKTAKGREQNRRVELIIAPRSSRSMDTLPNLYAVTNY, from the coding sequence ATGATTAAATTAAATTTTACTAAATACGCAATTATCAGCACTGTCTCTTTTTTATTGGTAGCTTGCTCTAACTCAGAGCAAAAGCCTAAAGAAATTGTCCAAGTTAAAAGGGGCAACGTAACTTATACCTCTATAGGTTTAAATACTATATTGGTTAAACAAGCGGTAGCAGAGTCAAACTTTGAGGTTGTAGAAAGAGGCGATAGCATTGTTGTTATTATGCCGGTTAAAGGGAGTTTTAATCCTAAAAGACCGGATGTTTTGATGCCTGTTACATTAACCCCTTTGACTAAAATAGCTAAGTTGGTTAAGCAAGATACAAGTAAAGTGATGATCATTGTGGGGCATACGGACGCAACGGGAACCGCACTGGCTAATAATACCCTAAGTGCTCAACGAGCTAAAAGTGTTGGATCTGTTTTTTCTGTTGCGGGATTACCACGCAGTAGGATGTATGCAACAGGTGTTGGTTCTAATCAGCCAATCTCCTCCGCTAAAACAGCAAAAGGGCGTGAACAAAACAGACGAGTTGAGTTAATTATTGCTCCTCGTTCTTCCAGAAGTATGGATACATTACCTAATTTATATGCCGTAACAAATTATTAA
- a CDS encoding DUF1287 domain-containing protein, producing MLKIIKVAVLGVFFVSGAAWSNNLQVAEAARKQIGKTIQYDPRYVKLAYPMGDVLEVAGVCSDVVIRALRVNQVDLQVLVHEDMSQHFNQYPNSWGLIRTDKNIDHRRVPNLEVFFKRQGKSLPVTLDGKSYHAGDIISWRLDNGLPHIGIVSMNKVANTKRPLVIHNIGAGVREEDVLFEWKMIGHYRYYKN from the coding sequence GTGTTAAAAATTATCAAAGTAGCTGTGTTGGGTGTGTTTTTTGTTTCTGGTGCTGCATGGTCAAATAATTTACAAGTTGCTGAAGCGGCTAGAAAGCAAATAGGTAAAACCATACAATATGACCCCCGTTATGTTAAATTAGCTTACCCTATGGGAGATGTCCTTGAGGTTGCAGGGGTTTGCTCCGATGTGGTTATTCGCGCCCTAAGGGTAAATCAGGTTGACTTACAAGTATTGGTACATGAGGATATGAGTCAACATTTTAATCAGTACCCTAACTCATGGGGGCTTATACGAACAGATAAAAATATTGATCATAGACGTGTGCCAAATTTAGAAGTTTTTTTCAAGCGGCAAGGCAAAAGTCTGCCAGTTACACTAGATGGAAAAAGCTATCATGCAGGGGATATTATCTCATGGCGCCTAGATAATGGATTACCGCATATTGGTATCGTTTCAATGAATAAAGTGGCAAATACTAAAAGGCCATTGGTCATCCATAATATTGGGGCAGGAGTTCGAGAAGAGGATGTGCTTTTTGAGTGGAAAATGATAGGGCATTATCGCTACTATAAAAATTAG
- the miaE gene encoding tRNA-(ms[2]io[6]A)-hydroxylase — protein MKAQLLPEIETFLLCPTPEGWIEQAKLKENESILLIDHANCEKKAAFTALNLIVRYTELGDLQYKLSRLAREELRHFEKVAAIMKRRDILYAYLEAAHYAKRLRHHLRKPEQERLIDTLIIAAFIEARSCERFYRVAPYVDEELSTFYLSLLKSEGRHYQDYLALAAQYSPTPIDERVTFFAEIEKEAILTPDDEFRFHSGATA, from the coding sequence ATGAAAGCACAATTACTGCCAGAGATTGAAACGTTTTTACTCTGCCCAACACCAGAGGGCTGGATAGAACAAGCGAAATTAAAAGAGAATGAATCAATCCTTTTAATTGACCATGCTAACTGCGAAAAGAAAGCAGCCTTTACTGCACTTAATCTTATTGTTCGTTACACTGAGCTTGGAGATTTACAGTACAAACTATCTCGCTTAGCCAGAGAAGAACTCCGTCATTTTGAAAAAGTCGCAGCAATCATGAAAAGGCGGGATATACTCTACGCTTATTTAGAGGCTGCACATTATGCAAAACGGCTACGTCATCATTTAAGAAAACCTGAACAGGAACGCTTAATCGATACGCTCATTATCGCCGCGTTCATTGAAGCACGCTCTTGTGAACGTTTTTACCGTGTAGCACCTTATGTTGATGAAGAGTTATCTACTTTTTATTTATCATTATTAAAATCAGAAGGGCGTCACTATCAAGATTACCTGGCACTAGCCGCACAATACTCCCCTACCCCTATTGATGAACGTGTTACTTTTTTTGCTGAAATTGAAAAAGAAGCCATCTTAACGCCTGATGATGAGTTCAGGTTTCATAGCGGTGCAACTGCTTAG
- a CDS encoding L,D-transpeptidase family protein — MFGLVTNALAVQYTSPRGGNDLIGRMQVIKAKYEDTFADLGDTYSLGYSQLVAANPGVDAWLPGTGTDILLPTRYILPDAPRTGVIINLPEYRLYYYPKDGKTVYTFPLGIGREGWSSPLGNTKIVGKVKDPTWTPPASIRKEHAKDGDILPAVVPAGPDNPLGPYKMQLGFSGYLIHGSNQKFGVGTRTSHGCFRMLNPDVTFLYSILPMGTNVNIVTQPYKIGIEDGKIYFEAHQALDEHPAPDLHKFLNDFLAKHGNNPKFIIDYSVAQLVAEHHDGIPVQIGNTEGIPVKQPVKEVATTQANDQVDTAGQTGTEISHEN, encoded by the coding sequence ATGTTTGGGCTAGTGACTAATGCGTTAGCTGTACAATATACATCGCCCCGTGGTGGAAATGATCTCATTGGACGTATGCAGGTGATTAAAGCAAAGTATGAAGATACCTTTGCTGATCTTGGTGATACTTATAGTTTAGGTTATAGTCAATTAGTAGCGGCAAATCCAGGGGTCGATGCTTGGTTGCCAGGCACTGGGACAGATATCTTATTACCAACACGTTATATTTTACCTGATGCTCCACGTACAGGTGTTATCATTAACTTGCCAGAGTATCGACTTTATTACTACCCTAAAGATGGAAAAACGGTTTATACCTTTCCTTTAGGTATTGGGCGCGAAGGTTGGAGTTCTCCACTAGGTAATACTAAAATTGTAGGAAAGGTTAAAGACCCTACATGGACACCACCTGCCTCTATACGTAAAGAGCATGCCAAAGATGGTGATATTTTACCTGCAGTTGTTCCTGCTGGTCCTGATAACCCTTTAGGGCCTTATAAAATGCAATTAGGGTTTAGTGGCTATTTAATTCATGGTTCTAATCAAAAGTTCGGCGTTGGTACACGTACAAGCCATGGTTGTTTCAGAATGTTAAATCCTGATGTGACATTCTTGTACAGTATTTTACCAATGGGAACCAATGTTAATATTGTGACACAACCTTATAAGATAGGGATTGAGGATGGTAAAATTTATTTTGAGGCGCATCAAGCGTTAGACGAACATCCTGCGCCAGACTTGCATAAGTTTCTTAATGATTTCTTAGCAAAGCATGGTAATAATCCTAAATTTATTATCGATTACTCGGTTGCTCAATTAGTTGCTGAGCATCATGATGGTATTCCAGTTCAAATTGGTAATACAGAAGGTATTCCTGTAAAACAACCTGTCAAAGAAGTAGCGACAACGCAAGCCAATGACCAAGTCGATACTGCTGGGCAGACAGGCACAGAAATATCTCATGAAAATTAA
- a CDS encoding arylesterase, whose translation MFKKILFVIIALFAVSVASGKTLLIVGDSISAGYGVDISKGWVKLLEQRLKDKHYDYEVINASISGDVTSNGAARLPALLEKYHPAVVIIEMGGNDGLRGTSPKLIQQNLTQMVQQAKQHSNVLLIGIQLPPNYGEQYLSRFTAMYPAIANEQQVALLDSIVKNTGGNPDLMQSDGVHPNEKGQPIILNDIWEKLVPLLGKPNKL comes from the coding sequence ATGTTTAAAAAAATCCTATTCGTTATCATAGCATTATTTGCTGTATCTGTTGCTAGTGGAAAAACGTTATTAATTGTTGGCGATAGCATCAGTGCAGGGTATGGTGTTGATATATCAAAAGGTTGGGTCAAGCTACTAGAGCAGCGTTTAAAAGATAAGCACTATGACTACGAAGTGATTAATGCTTCTATTTCAGGCGATGTGACCAGTAATGGCGCTGCACGATTACCTGCATTGTTAGAGAAGTATCACCCTGCGGTTGTGATTATTGAAATGGGAGGAAATGACGGTTTAAGGGGGACATCGCCTAAGCTTATTCAACAAAACTTAACCCAGATGGTTCAACAAGCAAAACAGCATAGTAATGTGTTATTAATTGGTATTCAATTACCTCCTAATTATGGCGAGCAGTATTTATCGCGGTTTACTGCCATGTATCCTGCCATTGCAAATGAACAACAAGTAGCCTTGCTAGATTCAATTGTGAAAAACACAGGAGGCAATCCCGACTTGATGCAATCAGATGGTGTTCATCCAAATGAGAAAGGACAACCTATCATACTTAATGATATTTGGGAAAAGTTAGTTCCTTTATTAGGTAAGCCAAATAAATTATAG
- a CDS encoding ABC transporter ATP-binding protein, with product MKNIIINVQQVGKVVKGEEDLIILQDITFALDAGDSLAIIGSSGSGKSTLLGLLAGLDTPTSGNIILAEQPLNQLTEDQRAAIRAEHVGFIFQSFQLLDTLTALENVMLPLELKGNTQAIKEAQQLLERVGLEKRLRHYPKQLSGGEQQRVAIARAFASHPKILFADEPTGNLDTHTGEHISNLLFELNQEQATTLVLVTHEERLAKRCHRQIQIEAGKIANESAQ from the coding sequence ATGAAAAATATTATCATAAATGTACAGCAAGTTGGAAAAGTTGTTAAGGGTGAAGAGGATCTCATCATTTTGCAAGATATTACATTTGCACTCGATGCAGGTGATAGCCTCGCCATCATCGGTAGTTCCGGCTCTGGAAAATCCACGTTACTTGGTTTACTCGCTGGCTTAGATACCCCCACGTCGGGCAATATTATACTCGCAGAGCAACCACTTAATCAGCTCACTGAGGATCAGCGTGCAGCCATTAGGGCTGAACATGTAGGGTTTATATTTCAGTCATTTCAATTACTAGATACCCTTACAGCTTTGGAAAATGTCATGCTTCCTCTTGAATTAAAAGGCAATACACAAGCTATAAAAGAAGCACAACAGTTATTAGAACGTGTTGGTTTAGAAAAACGTTTACGACACTATCCAAAACAACTCTCAGGAGGAGAACAACAACGTGTCGCGATAGCAAGAGCCTTTGCCTCCCATCCTAAAATTTTATTTGCAGATGAGCCAACAGGAAATTTAGATACACACACAGGGGAACACATTAGCAACTTATTATTTGAGCTAAACCAAGAGCAAGCAACAACACTCGTCCTCGTTACTCATGAGGAGCGTTTAGCCAAACGTTGCCATCGCCAAATTCAAATCGAAGCGGGCAAAATTGCCAATGAGAGCGCTCAATGA